The Dreissena polymorpha isolate Duluth1 chromosome 10, UMN_Dpol_1.0, whole genome shotgun sequence genome includes a region encoding these proteins:
- the LOC127847290 gene encoding protein PML-like has translation MATFSQSTIDKGSKIFQDVLCSTCEDKKLENTADFYCESCVKFYCGKCIDMHSQLFSKHAPFGRGDMKKWPVPKKVEDFILKCDVHTDKNLEMFCSEHSELCCTNCAFLNHRHCQKVTLISDIVKSQSTNLQQLSVYIQTILKEMKKLQDSQDASIQSVQSSYDEQLHTIQKTRREINAVLDTIEQKTLKDMKDTLTKLQASSKTDVEKCIRLRDELKQLHDAIQDISDKSKLELSFIAKRKCEEKIQQLETFLKKNSLQVRVSITFQPNYEIVQYLYKLSGLGRIEHCTQTLMEQESKQGIITVQGKSEQNVKISTDSEECAITAILALPDKQVLVADHKNKKVKLLDQIYQVVSHCSVTAYPQDLCDITPSEVAVTVNDYYIHEVQFITVNNMKMVTGRKLKLKHSCCGIFFHQGDLYITSRTALCKYKLRGKLVSKMYEDKSDNVTVNRCAVSPTGDKLYITNYSQHKLLTLARDGSVLATFTDPALIAPNGVHVTPAGQVLVCVGWFDIIIQVDTEGKLKLATFATKEDGLVDPRKLETWIDGNMEIMRIISFFAYVKNSGCYGNK, from the exons ATGGCAACCTTTTCACAATCCACCATTGACAAGGGATCTAAGATTTTCCAAGACGTCTTGTGCTCGACCTGCGAAGACAAGAAACTGGAAAATACAGCTGATTTCTACTGTGAATCTTGTGTTAAGTTTTACTGCGGAAAATGTATTGACATGCATAgccaattgttttcaaaacatgcCCCCTTTGGAAGGGGAgatatgaagaaatggccagtgCCCAAAAAGGTGGAAGATTTTATACTGAAATGTGATGTCCATACGGATAAAAACCTTGAAATGTTTTGTTCTGAACACAGTGAGCTGTGCTGCACAAATTGTGCATTTCTAAATCACAG ACACTGCCAAAAGGTAACTCTTATATCTGACATCGTAAAAAGTCAGTCTACAAACCTTCAACAACTGTCAGTTTATATCCAAACTATTCTGAAAGAAATGAAGAAACTTCAAGACAGCCAGGATGCGAGCATTCAGTCTGTGCAAAGTTCATATGATGAGCAGTTACACACAATACAGAAAACTCGCAGAGAAATAAATGCAGTCTTAGACACAATTGAACAGAAGACATTGAAGGACATGAAAGATACTCTAACAAAACTGCAAGCCTCTTCCAAAACCGATGTTGAAAAATGCATCAGGCTGCGGGATGAATTGAAACAACTTCACGACGCCATACAGGACATTAGTGATAAAAGCAAGCTGGAACTATCCTTTATAGCCAAAAGAAAATGTGAGGAGAAAATACAACAGTTAGAGACCTTTTTGAAGAAAAACTCTTTGCAGGTTAGAGTTTCAATAACATTCCAGCCTAACTATGAAATTGTACAGTACTTGTACAAACTTTCTGGTCTTGGGAGGATTGAACACTGTACCCAGACATTGATGGAACAAGAATCCAAACAAGGTATAATCACTGTGCAGGGGAAGTCTGAACAAAATGTGAAAATATCAACTGATTCAGAGGAATGCGCTATCACAGCCATTCTTGCTCTCCCAGACAAGCAGGTCCTGGTAGCAGACCACAAGAATAAGAAAGTCAAGCTTCTTGATCAAATATACCAGGTTGTGAGTCACTGTAGTGTGACTGCCTATCCACAGGACTTGTGTGatatcacacccagtgaggtggcTGTGACTGTCAATGATTATtacatacatgaggtccagtttatcacagtcaaCAACATGAAGATGGTGACAGGAAGGAAGCTTAAGTTAAAACATTCATGTTGTGGGATTTTCTTCCACCAGGGAGACCTGTATATTACTTCTAGGACTGCACTGTGCAAGTACAAACTCAGAGGGAAACTTGTTAGCAAGATGTATGAGGATAAATCAGATAATGTGACAG taaatagatgtgctgtgagtcccacaggggacaagtTGTACATCACTAACTACTCCCAGCACAAGCTCCttaccctggccagggatggttcAGTCCTGGCCACCTTCACTGACCCTGCACTAATAGCCCCAAATGGTGTACACGTgacacctgcaggccaggtgctggtatgTGTAGGCTGGTTCGACATTATCATACAGGTGGACACTGAGGGCAAATTGAAGCTGGCCACTTTTGCTACAAAGGAGGATGGATTGGTGGACCcacg gaaacttgaaacctggatagatggcaatatggagattatgcgcATCATTTCATTTTTTGCCTACgttaagaattctggttgctatggcaacaaatag